A DNA window from Streptomyces sp. 71268 contains the following coding sequences:
- the carB gene encoding carbamoyl-phosphate synthase large subunit codes for MPKRTDIQSVLVIGSGPIVIGQAAEFDYSGTQACRVLKAEGLRVILVNSNPATIMTDPEIADATYVEPITPEFVEKIIAKERPDALLPTLGGQTALNTAIALHDSGVLTQYGVELIGANVEAINKGEDRDQFKDVVSAVNAKIGHGESARSVICHSMDDVLEGVEKLGGYPVVVRPSFTMGGAGSGFAHDEEELRRIAGQGLTLSPTTEVLLEESILGWKEYELELMRDKNDNVVVVCSIENFDPMGVHTGDSITVAPAMTLTDREYQTLRDIGIAVIREVGVDTGGCNIQFAVNPEDGRVIVIEMNPRVSRSSALASKATGFPIAKIAARLAVGYTLDEIPNDITEQTPASFEPTLDYVVVKVPRFAFEKFPAADATLTTTMKSVGEAMAIGRNFTEALNKALRSLEKKGSQFDFVTEPGDKAALLERAAVPTDGRINTVMAAIRAGATQEEVFDATRIDPWFVDQLFLIKEIADEIAAADQLSPDILREAKRHGFSDVQIAAIRDLGPEVVREVRHALGIRPVYKTVDTCAAEFAARTPYFYSSYDEESEVAPREKPAVIILGSGPNRIGQGIEFDYSCVHASFALSEAGYETVMVNCNPETVSTDYDTSDRLYFEPLTLEDVLEIVHAERQAGPLAGVVVQLGGQTPLGLAQALKDNGVPIVGTSPEAIDLAEERGAFGRVLTEAGLPAPKHGTAFSFEQAKGIAAEIGYPVMVRPSYVLGGRGMEIVYDESSLAEYLTRHAGLISEHPVLIDRFLDDAIEIDVDALYDGHELYLGGVMEHIEEAGIHSGDSACALPPITLGGFDIKRLRSSTEAIAKGVGVRGLINIQFAMAGDILYVLEANPRASRTVPFTSKATAVPLAKAAARISLGATIAELRAEGLLPATGDGGTLPLDSPISVKEAVLPWTRFRDASGRGVDTILGPEMRSTGEVMGIDSVFGTAYAKSQAAAYGALPRGGRAFVSVANRDKRSMIFPARELVAHGFELLATSGTAEVLRRNGIDATVVRKQSEGEGPNGEKTIVQLIHEGQIDLIVNTPYGTGGRLDGYDIRTAAVARAVPCLTTVQALAAAVQGIEALARGEVGVRSLQEHAGQLTAARDAK; via the coding sequence GTGCCTAAGCGCACCGATATCCAGTCCGTCCTGGTCATCGGCTCGGGCCCGATCGTCATCGGGCAGGCGGCCGAGTTCGACTACTCGGGTACCCAGGCGTGCCGCGTGCTCAAGGCCGAGGGCCTGCGCGTCATCCTGGTCAACTCCAACCCGGCCACGATCATGACCGACCCGGAGATCGCCGACGCCACGTACGTCGAGCCGATCACCCCCGAGTTCGTCGAGAAGATCATCGCCAAGGAGCGCCCCGACGCCCTGCTGCCCACGCTCGGCGGTCAGACCGCGCTGAACACCGCCATCGCGCTGCACGACTCGGGCGTGCTGACCCAGTACGGCGTCGAGCTGATCGGCGCCAACGTCGAGGCCATCAACAAGGGCGAGGACCGCGACCAGTTCAAGGACGTCGTCTCCGCCGTCAACGCCAAGATCGGCCACGGCGAGTCCGCCCGCTCGGTCATCTGCCACTCCATGGACGACGTCCTGGAGGGCGTCGAGAAGCTCGGCGGCTACCCGGTCGTGGTCCGCCCCTCCTTCACCATGGGCGGCGCCGGCTCCGGCTTCGCGCACGACGAGGAGGAACTGCGCCGCATCGCCGGCCAGGGCCTCACCCTCTCGCCGACCACCGAGGTACTCCTGGAGGAGTCCATCCTCGGCTGGAAGGAGTACGAGCTGGAGCTGATGCGCGACAAGAACGACAACGTCGTGGTCGTGTGCTCCATCGAGAACTTCGACCCGATGGGCGTGCACACCGGCGACTCGATCACCGTCGCGCCGGCCATGACGCTGACCGACCGCGAGTACCAGACCCTGCGCGACATCGGCATCGCCGTCATCCGCGAGGTCGGCGTGGACACCGGCGGCTGCAACATCCAGTTCGCCGTCAACCCCGAGGACGGCCGGGTCATCGTCATCGAGATGAACCCCCGGGTCTCCCGCTCCTCCGCGCTCGCCTCCAAGGCCACCGGCTTCCCGATCGCCAAGATCGCCGCCCGGCTCGCCGTCGGCTACACGCTGGACGAGATCCCCAACGACATCACCGAGCAGACCCCCGCCTCCTTCGAGCCCACGCTCGACTACGTCGTGGTCAAGGTCCCGCGGTTCGCGTTCGAGAAGTTCCCGGCCGCCGACGCCACGCTGACCACCACCATGAAGTCGGTCGGCGAGGCCATGGCCATCGGCCGCAACTTCACCGAGGCGCTCAACAAGGCGCTGCGCTCGCTGGAGAAGAAGGGCTCGCAGTTCGACTTCGTCACCGAGCCCGGCGACAAGGCCGCGCTCCTCGAGCGGGCGGCCGTCCCCACCGACGGCCGGATCAACACGGTGATGGCGGCCATCCGCGCCGGCGCCACCCAGGAGGAGGTCTTCGACGCGACCCGGATCGACCCCTGGTTCGTCGACCAGCTCTTCCTGATCAAGGAGATCGCCGACGAGATCGCCGCCGCCGACCAGCTCTCGCCCGACATCCTGCGCGAGGCCAAGCGGCACGGCTTCTCCGACGTACAGATCGCCGCCATCCGCGACCTCGGCCCCGAGGTGGTCCGCGAGGTGCGGCACGCGCTCGGCATCCGCCCCGTCTACAAGACGGTGGACACCTGCGCCGCCGAGTTCGCCGCGCGCACCCCGTACTTCTACTCCTCCTACGACGAGGAGTCCGAGGTCGCGCCGCGCGAGAAGCCCGCGGTGATCATCCTGGGCTCCGGGCCCAACCGCATCGGCCAGGGCATCGAGTTCGACTACTCCTGCGTGCACGCCTCCTTCGCGCTCAGCGAGGCCGGCTACGAGACCGTCATGGTCAACTGCAACCCGGAGACCGTCTCCACCGACTACGACACCTCCGACCGGCTCTACTTCGAGCCGCTCACCCTGGAGGACGTCCTGGAGATCGTGCACGCCGAGCGGCAGGCGGGCCCGCTCGCGGGCGTCGTCGTGCAACTCGGCGGGCAGACCCCGCTCGGCCTCGCCCAGGCCCTCAAGGACAACGGGGTGCCCATCGTCGGCACCTCGCCCGAGGCCATCGACCTCGCCGAGGAGCGCGGCGCCTTCGGGCGCGTCCTCACCGAGGCCGGGCTGCCCGCCCCCAAGCACGGCACCGCCTTCTCCTTCGAGCAGGCCAAGGGCATCGCCGCCGAGATCGGCTACCCGGTCATGGTCCGCCCCTCGTACGTGCTCGGCGGACGCGGCATGGAGATCGTCTACGACGAGTCGTCGCTGGCCGAGTACCTGACCCGGCACGCCGGCCTGATCTCCGAGCACCCGGTCCTCATCGACCGCTTCCTCGACGACGCCATCGAGATCGATGTCGACGCGCTCTACGACGGCCACGAGCTCTACCTCGGCGGCGTCATGGAGCACATCGAGGAGGCCGGCATCCACTCCGGCGACTCCGCCTGCGCGCTGCCTCCGATCACCCTCGGCGGCTTCGACATCAAGCGGCTGCGGTCCTCCACCGAGGCCATCGCCAAGGGCGTCGGGGTGCGCGGCCTGATCAACATCCAGTTCGCCATGGCCGGGGACATCCTCTACGTGCTCGAGGCCAACCCGCGCGCCTCGCGCACCGTCCCCTTCACCTCCAAGGCCACCGCCGTGCCGCTGGCCAAGGCCGCCGCCCGCATCTCGCTCGGCGCCACCATCGCCGAACTGCGCGCCGAGGGCCTGCTGCCGGCCACCGGCGACGGCGGCACCCTGCCGCTGGACTCGCCGATCTCCGTCAAGGAGGCCGTGCTGCCCTGGACCCGCTTCCGGGACGCTTCCGGCCGCGGCGTGGACACCATCCTCGGCCCGGAGATGCGCTCCACCGGCGAGGTCATGGGCATCGACTCGGTCTTCGGCACGGCGTACGCCAAGTCCCAGGCCGCCGCGTACGGGGCGCTGCCCAGGGGCGGCCGGGCCTTCGTCTCGGTCGCCAACCGCGACAAGCGCTCGATGATCTTCCCGGCCCGGGAGCTGGTGGCGCACGGCTTCGAGCTGCTCGCCACCTCCGGCACCGCCGAGGTGTTGCGCCGCAACGGCATCGACGCCACCGTGGTGCGCAAGCAGAGCGAGGGCGAGGGCCCGAACGGCGAGAAGACGATCGTCCAGCTCATCCACGAGGGGCAGATCGACCTCATCGTCAACACCCCGTACGGCACCGGCGGCCGCCTCGACGGCTACGACATCCGTACCGCGGCCGTCGCCCGCGCCGTGCCCTGTCTCACCACGGTCCAGGCGCTGGCCGCCGCCGTCCAGGGCATCGAAGCGCTGGCCAGGGGCGAGGTCGGGGTGCGCTCCCTGCAGGAGCACGCCGGGCAGCTCACCGCGGCCCGCGACGCGAAGTAG
- the carA gene encoding glutamine-hydrolyzing carbamoyl-phosphate synthase small subunit, protein MTLSTQGARVPAVLVLEDGRIFRGRAYGAVGETFGEAVFSTGMTGYQETLTDPSYHRQVVVMTAPHVGNTGVNDEDPESGRIWVSGYVVRDPARKPSNWRAQRTLDEELAAQGVVGISGVDTRALTRHLRERGAMRVGIFSGSALEEESALVERVRTAPGMKGADLWSEVTTKETYVVPAVGTKRFTVAAIDLGIKTMTPRRMAERGIEVHVFPATASLEEIYAIEPDGVFFSNGPGDPATADHPMELARGVLDRRTPLFGICFGNQVLGRALGFGTYKLKYGHRGINQPVQDRTTGKVEITAQNHGFAVDAPLDEVVDTPYGRARVAHVGLNDNVVEGLECLDVPAFSVQYHPEAAAGPHDAAYLFDRFVSLMEGPRA, encoded by the coding sequence ATGACGCTCTCCACCCAGGGGGCCAGGGTCCCCGCCGTGCTCGTTCTGGAGGACGGCCGCATCTTCCGCGGCCGCGCCTACGGCGCAGTGGGGGAGACCTTCGGCGAGGCGGTGTTCTCCACCGGCATGACCGGATACCAGGAGACCCTGACCGACCCCTCGTACCACCGGCAGGTGGTCGTCATGACCGCACCGCACGTCGGCAACACCGGTGTCAACGACGAGGACCCGGAGTCCGGCCGCATCTGGGTCTCCGGCTACGTCGTCCGCGACCCCGCCCGCAAGCCCTCCAACTGGCGCGCCCAGCGCACCCTGGACGAGGAGCTGGCGGCGCAGGGCGTCGTCGGCATCAGCGGGGTCGACACCCGCGCCCTCACCCGCCACCTGCGCGAGCGCGGCGCCATGCGCGTCGGCATCTTCTCCGGCAGCGCGTTGGAGGAGGAGTCCGCGCTCGTCGAGCGGGTGCGCACCGCCCCCGGCATGAAGGGCGCCGACCTGTGGAGCGAGGTGACCACCAAGGAGACGTACGTCGTCCCCGCGGTCGGCACCAAGCGGTTCACCGTCGCCGCCATCGACCTGGGCATCAAGACGATGACCCCGCGCCGGATGGCCGAGCGCGGCATAGAGGTCCACGTCTTCCCGGCCACCGCCAGCCTGGAGGAGATCTACGCCATCGAGCCCGACGGCGTGTTCTTCTCCAACGGCCCCGGCGACCCGGCCACCGCCGACCACCCGATGGAGCTGGCGCGCGGCGTCCTGGACCGGCGCACCCCGCTGTTCGGCATCTGCTTCGGCAACCAGGTCCTCGGCCGGGCGCTCGGCTTCGGCACGTACAAGCTCAAGTACGGCCACCGCGGCATCAACCAGCCGGTGCAGGACCGCACCACCGGCAAGGTCGAGATCACCGCGCAGAACCACGGCTTCGCCGTGGACGCGCCCCTGGACGAGGTCGTGGACACCCCCTACGGCCGGGCCCGGGTCGCCCACGTGGGCCTGAACGACAACGTCGTGGAGGGCCTGGAGTGCCTCGACGTGCCCGCGTTCAGCGTCCAGTACCACCCCGAGGCCGCCGCCGGCCCGCACGACGCGGCCTACCTGTTCGACCGCTTTGTTTCCCTGATGGAGGGCCCCCGTGCCTAA
- a CDS encoding dihydroorotase, with amino-acid sequence MSETTKTLLRGARLIGGDSADVLIEGENIAAVGQGLSAEGATVVEAEGQILLPGLVDLHTHLREPGREDSETVLTGTQAAAVGGYTAVHAMANTFPVADTAGVVEQVWRLGRESGYCDVQPVGAVTVGLEGAHLAELGAMHESAAGVVVFSDDGKCVDDAVIMRRALEYVKAFDGVIAQHAQEPRLTEGAQMNEGVVSAQLGLGGWPAVAEESIIARDVLLAAHVGSRVHICHLSTAGSVEIVRWAKSKGWNVTAEVTPHHLLLTDELVRSYNPVYKVNPPLRTEADVLALREALADGTIDCVATDHAPHPHEDKDCEWAAAAMGMVGLETALSVVQHTMVDTGLLDWAGVADRMSFRPAAIGRLAGHGRPIAAGEPANLTLLDAAYRGVVNPAGFASRSRNTPYEGRELPGRVTHTFLRGRATVVDGKLT; translated from the coding sequence ATGAGCGAGACCACCAAGACCCTGCTGCGCGGCGCGCGACTGATCGGCGGCGACAGCGCCGACGTCCTCATCGAGGGCGAGAACATCGCCGCCGTGGGCCAGGGCCTGTCGGCCGAGGGCGCCACGGTCGTCGAAGCCGAGGGCCAGATCCTGCTGCCCGGCCTGGTCGACCTGCACACGCACCTGCGCGAGCCGGGCCGTGAGGACTCCGAGACCGTGCTGACCGGCACCCAGGCCGCGGCCGTCGGCGGCTACACCGCCGTACACGCGATGGCTAACACCTTCCCCGTCGCCGACACCGCCGGCGTCGTCGAACAGGTGTGGCGGCTCGGCCGCGAGTCCGGCTACTGCGACGTGCAGCCGGTCGGCGCCGTCACCGTCGGCCTCGAAGGCGCGCACCTCGCCGAGCTGGGCGCCATGCACGAGTCGGCCGCCGGCGTCGTGGTCTTCTCCGACGACGGCAAGTGCGTGGACGACGCGGTGATCATGCGCCGGGCCCTGGAGTACGTGAAGGCGTTCGACGGCGTCATCGCCCAGCACGCGCAGGAGCCCCGACTCACCGAGGGCGCCCAGATGAACGAGGGCGTCGTCTCCGCCCAGCTCGGCCTCGGTGGCTGGCCCGCCGTCGCCGAGGAGTCGATCATCGCCCGCGACGTCCTGCTCGCCGCGCACGTGGGCTCCCGGGTGCACATCTGCCACCTGTCGACGGCCGGCTCGGTGGAGATCGTGCGCTGGGCCAAGTCCAAGGGCTGGAACGTCACCGCCGAGGTCACCCCGCACCACCTGCTGCTCACCGACGAGCTCGTACGCTCCTACAACCCCGTCTACAAGGTGAACCCGCCGCTGCGCACCGAGGCCGACGTGCTGGCGCTGCGCGAGGCGCTGGCCGACGGCACCATCGACTGCGTCGCCACCGACCACGCGCCCCACCCGCACGAGGACAAGGACTGCGAGTGGGCGGCCGCCGCCATGGGCATGGTGGGCCTGGAGACGGCGCTTTCGGTCGTCCAGCACACCATGGTGGACACCGGCCTCCTGGACTGGGCCGGCGTCGCCGACCGGATGTCCTTCCGGCCCGCCGCCATCGGCCGCCTCGCCGGCCACGGCCGGCCCATCGCCGCCGGCGAGCCCGCCAACCTGACCCTGCTCGACGCGGCATACCGTGGTGTGGTGAACCCCGCGGGCTTCGCCTCCCGCAGCCGTAACACGCCCTACGAGGGGCGCGAGCTGCCGGGCCGAGTGACACACACCTTCCTGCGGGGCCGGGCAACGGTCGTGGACGGGAAGCTGACGTGA
- a CDS encoding aspartate carbamoyltransferase catalytic subunit yields the protein MKRHLISAADLTRDDAVLILDTAEEMARVADRPIKKLPTLRGRTVVNLFFEDSTRTRISFEAAAKRLSADVINFSAKGSSVSKGESLKDTALTLEAMGADAVVIRHHSSGAPHRLATSGWIKGSVVNAGDGTHEHPTQALLDAFTMRRHLAGAADGGPTHHRGPGDGTGRDLAGRKVTIVGDVLHGRVARSNVHLLTTLGAEVTLVAPPTLVPIGVESWPCEVSYDLDAVLPTSDAVMMLRVQRERMNAAFFPTEREYARRYGLTGDRMARMPEHAIVMHPGPMNRGMEITAEVADSPRCTAVEQVTNGVSIRMAALYLLLGGNEPALAPSAPADKPARTEETSTP from the coding sequence ATGAAGCGTCACCTCATCTCGGCCGCCGACCTCACGCGCGACGACGCCGTCCTGATCCTCGACACCGCCGAGGAGATGGCCCGCGTCGCGGACCGGCCGATCAAGAAGCTGCCCACACTGCGTGGGCGCACCGTCGTCAACCTGTTCTTCGAAGACTCGACGCGCACCCGCATCTCCTTCGAGGCCGCCGCCAAGCGGCTGTCCGCGGACGTCATCAACTTCTCCGCCAAGGGCTCCTCGGTCTCCAAGGGCGAGTCCCTCAAGGACACCGCGCTGACCCTGGAGGCGATGGGCGCCGACGCCGTCGTCATCCGGCACCACTCCTCCGGCGCCCCGCACCGGCTGGCCACCTCCGGCTGGATCAAGGGCTCGGTCGTCAACGCCGGCGACGGCACCCACGAGCACCCCACGCAGGCGCTGCTCGACGCCTTCACCATGCGCCGCCACCTGGCCGGCGCCGCGGACGGCGGGCCCACCCACCACCGTGGCCCGGGCGACGGCACCGGCCGTGACCTGGCGGGCCGCAAGGTCACCATCGTCGGCGACGTCCTGCACGGCCGCGTCGCCCGCTCCAACGTGCATCTGCTCACCACGCTCGGTGCCGAGGTGACCCTGGTCGCCCCGCCGACCCTGGTGCCCATCGGCGTCGAGAGCTGGCCCTGCGAGGTCAGTTACGACCTGGACGCGGTGCTGCCCACCTCGGACGCCGTGATGATGCTGCGCGTCCAGCGCGAGCGGATGAACGCCGCGTTCTTCCCCACCGAGCGTGAGTACGCCCGCCGCTACGGCCTGACCGGCGACCGCATGGCCCGAATGCCGGAACACGCCATCGTCATGCACCCGGGGCCGATGAACCGGGGTATGGAGATCACGGCCGAGGTCGCCGACTCGCCCCGCTGCACCGCCGTGGAGCAGGTGACCAACGGCGTGAGCATCCGGATGGCCGCCCTCTACCTGCTGCTCGGCGGCAACGAGCCCGCCCTCGCCCCGAGCGCCCCCGCCGACAAGCCCGCCCGCACCGAGGAGACCAGCACGCCATGA
- the pyrR gene encoding bifunctional pyr operon transcriptional regulator/uracil phosphoribosyltransferase PyrR: MDAPSQSSGPASSASSGHSSGPEIDARPVLEAPDIARVVTRIAHEIVERAKGAHDVVLLGIPTRGVFLARRLAAKLEEITSRAIPVGSLDITMYRDDLRLGPARTLARTEIPTAGIEGRLVVLVDDVLFSGRTIRAALDALNDIGRPRAVQLAVLVDRGHRELPIRADYVGKNLPTSLRETVKVQFTELDGRDSVLLGVRPASPRDGAEGERADAGQ, from the coding sequence ATGGACGCACCCAGCCAGTCCTCTGGCCCCGCATCGAGCGCAAGTTCTGGCCATAGCTCTGGCCCGGAGATCGATGCCCGGCCCGTGCTCGAAGCCCCGGACATCGCCCGGGTCGTGACCCGCATCGCCCACGAGATCGTGGAACGCGCCAAGGGCGCCCACGACGTCGTACTCCTGGGCATCCCGACGCGTGGCGTCTTCCTCGCCCGGCGGCTCGCCGCCAAGCTTGAGGAGATCACCTCCCGCGCCATCCCGGTCGGCTCGCTCGACATCACCATGTACCGCGACGACCTGCGGCTTGGCCCCGCCCGTACGCTCGCCCGTACCGAGATCCCCACGGCGGGCATCGAGGGCCGGCTGGTCGTCCTCGTCGACGACGTGCTCTTCTCGGGCCGCACCATCCGCGCCGCCCTGGACGCCCTCAACGACATCGGGCGCCCGCGCGCCGTACAGCTCGCGGTCCTGGTCGACCGAGGCCACCGCGAGCTGCCCATCCGCGCCGACTACGTCGGCAAGAACCTCCCGACCTCGCTGCGCGAGACGGTGAAGGTGCAGTTCACCGAGTTGGACGGCCGGGACAGCGTGCTCCTTGGCGTGCGCCCCGCAAGCCCCCGCGACGGCGCCGAGGGCGAGCGCGCGGACGCCGGGCAGTAG
- the bldD gene encoding transcriptional regulator BldD encodes MSSEYAKQLGAKLRAIRTQQGLSLHGVEEKSQGRWKAVVVGSYERGDRAVTVQRLAELADFYGVPVQELLPGTTPGGAAEPPPKLVLDLERLAHVPAEKAGPLQRYAATIQSQRGDYNGKVLSIRQDDLRTLAVIYDQSPSVLTEQLIGWGVLDADARRAVQHEDL; translated from the coding sequence ATGTCCAGCGAATACGCTAAACAGCTCGGAGCCAAGCTCCGCGCCATCCGCACCCAGCAGGGGCTCTCCCTCCACGGTGTCGAGGAGAAGTCTCAGGGCCGCTGGAAGGCCGTGGTGGTCGGTTCGTACGAGCGCGGCGACCGCGCCGTGACGGTGCAGCGCCTGGCCGAGCTGGCCGACTTCTACGGCGTTCCCGTGCAGGAACTCCTGCCGGGCACGACGCCGGGCGGGGCCGCCGAGCCGCCGCCGAAGCTGGTGCTCGACCTGGAGCGGCTGGCGCACGTCCCGGCCGAGAAGGCGGGTCCCCTGCAGCGTTACGCGGCCACGATCCAGAGCCAGCGCGGCGATTACAACGGCAAGGTCCTCTCGATCCGCCAGGACGACCTGCGCACCCTCGCGGTGATCTACGACCAGTCGCCCTCCGTGCTGACCGAGCAGCTCATCGGCTGGGGCGTGCTGGACGCGGACGCCCGCCGCGCCGTGCAGCACGAGGACCTGTGA
- the nusB gene encoding transcription antitermination factor NusB: MAARNKARKRAFQILFEADQRGTAVPTVLADWIRHSRSDDRQPPVNEYTMQLTEGYADHADRIDELIATYAVGWSLDRMPVVDRNILRLSAYELIWEDETPDAVVIDEAVQLAKEFSTDDSPAFVNGLLGRLKELKPSLRREEG; the protein is encoded by the coding sequence GTGGCTGCCCGCAACAAGGCCCGCAAGCGTGCCTTCCAGATCCTCTTCGAGGCCGATCAGCGCGGTACCGCCGTGCCGACCGTGCTCGCGGACTGGATCAGGCACTCGCGGTCCGACGACCGGCAGCCGCCGGTCAACGAGTACACGATGCAGCTCACCGAGGGGTACGCCGACCACGCGGACCGCATCGACGAGTTGATCGCCACCTATGCGGTCGGTTGGTCCCTGGACCGGATGCCAGTCGTCGACCGGAACATCCTGCGGCTCAGCGCCTACGAGCTGATCTGGGAGGACGAGACGCCGGACGCCGTGGTGATCGACGAGGCGGTGCAGCTCGCCAAGGAGTTCTCCACGGACGACTCCCCGGCGTTCGTCAACGGCCTGCTGGGGCGGCTCAAGGAGCTCAAGCCCAGCCTGCGCCGCGAAGAAGGCTGA
- the efp gene encoding elongation factor P, whose protein sequence is MASTNDLKNGLVLKLDGGQLWSVVEFQHVKPGKGPAFVRTKLKHVLSGKVVDKTFNAGVKVETANVDKRGMQFSYKDGNDFVFMDTETFDQINVTPETVGDAANYLLEGNEVVVAMYEGAVLYIELPASVELVIEYTEPGVQGDRSTGGSKPARLETGYEIQVPLFITTGEKIKVDTRSGEYLGRVNS, encoded by the coding sequence GTGGCATCCACGAACGACCTCAAGAACGGCCTGGTGCTCAAGCTCGACGGGGGCCAGCTCTGGTCCGTCGTCGAGTTCCAGCACGTCAAGCCCGGTAAGGGCCCCGCCTTCGTCCGCACCAAGCTGAAGCATGTGCTGTCCGGCAAGGTCGTCGACAAGACCTTCAACGCCGGCGTGAAGGTCGAGACGGCGAATGTCGACAAGCGCGGCATGCAGTTCTCGTACAAGGACGGCAACGACTTCGTGTTCATGGACACGGAGACGTTCGACCAGATCAATGTGACGCCCGAGACCGTCGGCGACGCGGCCAACTACCTGCTTGAGGGCAACGAGGTCGTAGTCGCCATGTACGAGGGCGCCGTCCTCTACATCGAGCTGCCGGCCTCCGTCGAGCTGGTCATCGAGTACACCGAGCCCGGCGTCCAGGGCGACCGCTCCACCGGTGGCTCCAAGCCCGCGCGCCTGGAGACCGGCTACGAGATCCAGGTCCCGCTCTTCATCACCACCGGTGAGAAGATCAAGGTCGACACCCGCTCCGGTGAGTACCTCGGTCGGGTGAACAGCTAA
- a CDS encoding aminopeptidase P family protein, whose product MSEVFATRRTRLRERCAAVGNAAALVSRPANVRYLCGETRPGAVLLLGPTEDVLLRPAPRAAEPVAARPEDDLPVRELTEPHGDPAVAAADLAAAAGAARLAVEEHHLTVDRHRALRSAAPRLDLADLGCAVEQQRIVKDDDEIAALRIAAEIADQALGELLESILVGRTERHLALELERRLVDHGADGPTFATSVGTGPHSGRLGHLPTDRRVEEGDFLTVCLGAGYRGYRCEVGRTFVIGTSPADWQIELYDVVFAAQRAGREALAPGTAYREVDRASRQVLAAAGCDGTLGDRVGHGVGLETDEDPRLAPEAMGKLDARVPVTVEPGVHLPGRGGVRIDDTLVVRPEADGGPELLTITTKELLAL is encoded by the coding sequence ATGTCCGAGGTCTTCGCGACGCGACGTACCCGACTGCGCGAGCGTTGCGCGGCCGTCGGGAACGCGGCAGCGCTCGTGTCCCGGCCCGCCAACGTCCGCTACCTGTGCGGCGAGACGCGGCCCGGGGCCGTACTGCTGCTCGGGCCGACGGAGGACGTGCTGCTGCGCCCCGCGCCCCGGGCGGCCGAGCCCGTCGCCGCCCGGCCCGAGGACGACCTTCCGGTGCGGGAGCTGACCGAGCCGCACGGCGACCCGGCCGTCGCCGCGGCCGATCTCGCCGCAGCCGCCGGCGCCGCGCGGCTGGCCGTCGAGGAGCACCACCTCACCGTGGACCGGCACCGCGCCCTGCGCTCGGCCGCGCCCCGACTCGACCTCGCCGACCTCGGCTGCGCCGTCGAGCAGCAGCGGATCGTCAAGGACGACGACGAGATCGCCGCCCTGCGCATCGCCGCCGAGATCGCCGACCAGGCGCTGGGCGAACTCCTCGAATCGATCCTGGTGGGCCGCACCGAGCGGCACCTCGCGCTGGAGCTGGAGCGCCGCCTGGTGGACCACGGCGCGGACGGCCCGACGTTCGCCACCTCCGTCGGCACCGGTCCGCACTCGGGCCGTCTCGGGCACCTGCCCACCGACCGCCGCGTCGAGGAGGGCGACTTCCTCACCGTCTGCCTGGGCGCCGGCTACCGCGGCTACCGCTGCGAGGTGGGGCGGACCTTCGTCATCGGGACCTCGCCGGCCGACTGGCAGATCGAACTGTACGATGTGGTCTTCGCCGCCCAGCGGGCCGGTCGGGAGGCGCTGGCGCCGGGTACGGCCTACCGCGAGGTGGATCGTGCGAGTCGGCAGGTGCTGGCCGCCGCGGGGTGCGATGGGACGCTGGGGGACCGGGTCGGGCACGGGGTGGGCCTGGAAACCGACGAGGACCCTCGGCTGGCGCCGGAAGCCATGGGTAAACTGGACGCTCGTGTGCCGGTCACCGTCGAACCGGGGGTCCACCTCCCGGGGCGGGGCGGCGTCCGGATCGATGACACACTCGTCGTTCGCCCCGAGGCGGACGGCGGCCCCGAGCTACTCACCATCACGACCAAGGAGCTGCTCGCGCTCTAG
- the aroQ gene encoding type II 3-dehydroquinate dehydratase: MTDQRRVLVLNGPNLGRLGSREPDVYGATSYAGLVEQCTALGKELGFEVEVRETNDEGELIRWLHEAADGALPVVINPGAFTHYSYGMRDAAAQRTAPLIEVHISNPHAREEFRHNSVIAAVASGTIAGFGIGSYRLALRALADQLSA; this comes from the coding sequence GTGACGGACCAGCGCCGGGTGTTGGTGCTGAACGGGCCCAACCTCGGCCGCCTCGGCAGCCGCGAGCCCGACGTGTACGGGGCGACGTCCTACGCCGGCCTGGTCGAGCAGTGCACGGCGCTCGGCAAGGAGCTGGGGTTCGAGGTCGAGGTGCGGGAGACCAACGACGAGGGCGAGCTGATCCGTTGGCTGCACGAGGCCGCGGACGGCGCCCTTCCGGTGGTCATCAACCCCGGCGCGTTCACGCACTACTCGTACGGGATGCGGGACGCGGCGGCGCAGCGCACCGCGCCGCTGATCGAGGTGCACATCTCCAACCCGCACGCGCGCGAGGAGTTCCGTCACAACTCTGTCATCGCCGCCGTCGCGAGCGGCACGATCGCCGGGTTCGGAATCGGGTCATATCGGCTCGCCCTGCGAGCCCTGGCGGACCAGCTCTCCGCCTGA